A single region of the Gemmatimonadaceae bacterium genome encodes:
- a CDS encoding thiamine pyrophosphate-dependent dehydrogenase E1 component subunit alpha codes for MASVDSLIQRNAASLGMLASADHFHEPLAIDAEDTEALLAGLQRMILIRVVEEKIGDMVSQGVVKCPCHLAIGQEAPAVGVASYVRQGDRVFGAHRSHSHFLALGGSPHGLLAEVQGKDTGVSRGMGGSMHLIDIPNGLYGTVPIVGATIPIAVGAGLAAKMDGNGAMAVSFFGDGATEEGVFHESMNLAALMKIPVLFVCENNFFSSHLHIALRQPDASVCRYAEAHRIEWARADGNDLAAVRAVTREAVAAIRAGDGPRFLELVTYRWRGHVGHREDEDVGVKRKDDLAAWKLRDPISRLAVSLEEINALNRQQLKQFWTEAHVVVEEAWSTATHDGYPPAKALLSRVYSGTMANKH; via the coding sequence ATGGCTAGTGTGGACTCTCTGATCCAGCGCAACGCTGCTTCCCTCGGCATGCTCGCCAGCGCCGATCATTTCCATGAGCCGTTGGCGATCGACGCCGAGGACACGGAGGCTCTTCTCGCGGGTCTCCAGCGCATGATTCTCATTCGCGTGGTCGAAGAGAAAATCGGTGACATGGTGTCCCAGGGCGTCGTGAAATGCCCCTGCCACCTCGCAATCGGCCAGGAGGCGCCGGCAGTCGGCGTCGCCAGTTACGTCCGGCAGGGTGACAGGGTGTTTGGCGCACATCGCTCCCACAGTCATTTCCTTGCGCTTGGCGGCTCGCCTCACGGACTCCTGGCCGAGGTTCAGGGAAAGGACACCGGCGTTAGTCGAGGAATGGGCGGCTCGATGCACCTGATCGACATTCCAAACGGTCTTTATGGAACGGTGCCGATCGTCGGCGCAACGATTCCGATAGCCGTCGGTGCCGGCCTTGCCGCAAAAATGGACGGCAATGGCGCGATGGCCGTGTCGTTCTTCGGTGATGGAGCCACCGAGGAAGGAGTCTTTCACGAGTCGATGAATCTTGCCGCGCTCATGAAGATTCCCGTGCTCTTCGTCTGCGAGAACAATTTTTTCTCGAGCCACCTGCACATAGCGCTTCGCCAGCCGGATGCTTCAGTGTGCCGATACGCCGAAGCACATAGAATCGAGTGGGCCCGCGCGGACGGGAATGACCTCGCCGCAGTTCGGGCCGTGACACGCGAAGCCGTGGCGGCGATTCGCGCGGGCGACGGGCCGAGGTTCCTCGAGCTCGTTACTTATCGCTGGAGAGGTCACGTCGGCCACCGTGAAGACGAGGACGTGGGAGTAAAGCGGAAGGACGACCTTGCCGCGTGGAAGCTGCGCGATCCCATCAGCCGGCTTGCCGTTTCACTCGAGGAGATCAACGCGCTGAACCGCCAGCAGCTCAAGCAATTCTGGACGGAGGCGCACGTCGTCGTCGAGGAGGCGTGGTCCACTGCAACTCACGACGGCTATCCGCCCGCCAAGGCATTGCTCAGCCGCGTGTACAGCGGCACGATGGCGAACAAGCATTGA
- a CDS encoding DegT/DnrJ/EryC1/StrS family aminotransferase, producing MTSVAPAKMSIPFFRYPHLFAQQREDILKAMTSVMDRGAFILQSDLVEFETALAGFTGAKHALGVANGTDALIIALRAAGIGPGDEVIVPSHTYVASAASIHFAGATPVLVECGPDHMIDPSAAAAAVTPRSAAIMPVQLNGRSCDMDALQAIADRNGLAIIEDAAQALGSKFKGRNAGTFGLAAEFSFYPAKVLGCFGDGGGLTTNDSSVARKMSLLRDHGRDENGLVITWGLNSRLDNLQAAVLNVKFQQLEFEIERRRDIARRYREGLEGLEDLVLPPGPDDDPDHFDVYQNYEVESGRRDDLRKQLEDDGIRTIVQWAGKPVHQFDGLGLADANLPYTDRLFTRCFLLPMNTSLTNEEVEYICDRIRKFHG from the coding sequence ATGACCTCAGTCGCCCCTGCCAAGATGTCGATCCCGTTCTTCCGGTATCCACACCTGTTCGCTCAACAGCGTGAGGATATCCTGAAGGCCATGACGTCGGTAATGGACCGCGGAGCGTTCATCCTCCAGAGCGACCTGGTGGAATTCGAGACCGCCCTTGCCGGCTTTACTGGCGCAAAGCACGCACTGGGCGTAGCGAACGGCACTGACGCGCTCATCATTGCGCTGCGCGCCGCTGGAATCGGGCCTGGCGACGAAGTCATCGTGCCGTCGCACACCTACGTCGCTTCCGCCGCGTCCATCCATTTCGCCGGCGCAACGCCGGTTCTGGTCGAGTGCGGCCCGGATCACATGATCGATCCGTCCGCGGCGGCCGCTGCCGTCACGCCGAGAAGTGCCGCGATCATGCCGGTCCAGCTCAACGGGCGCTCGTGCGACATGGATGCGCTCCAGGCTATTGCCGATCGTAACGGACTGGCAATCATCGAGGATGCGGCTCAGGCACTCGGCTCGAAGTTCAAGGGTCGCAACGCTGGTACATTCGGCCTTGCCGCCGAGTTCAGTTTCTACCCGGCCAAGGTGCTGGGATGCTTCGGAGACGGCGGCGGTCTTACGACCAACGACTCGAGTGTGGCACGAAAAATGTCCCTGCTTCGGGACCACGGACGCGATGAGAACGGCCTTGTCATAACATGGGGCCTGAACTCGCGCCTGGACAATCTCCAGGCAGCGGTGCTTAATGTGAAATTCCAGCAGCTGGAGTTCGAAATCGAGCGCCGACGCGACATTGCGCGACGTTATCGCGAGGGTCTGGAGGGCCTGGAAGATCTCGTTCTTCCGCCCGGGCCCGACGACGACCCGGACCACTTCGATGTCTACCAGAACTACGAGGTTGAATCGGGGAGGCGCGACGACCTGCGTAAACAGTTGGAAGATGACGGTATTCGCACGATCGTCCAGTGGGCCGGCAAGCCCGTGCACCAGTTCGATGGCCTGGGTCTCGCAGATGCAAATCTCCCATATACGGACAGACTGTTCACACGTTGTTTCCTGCTGCCAATGAATACCTCGCTCACCAACGAGGAGGTCGAGTACATCTGCGACCGCATCCGGAAGTTCCATGGCTAG